Proteins from one Nymphalis io chromosome 23, ilAglIoxx1.1, whole genome shotgun sequence genomic window:
- the LOC126777550 gene encoding uncharacterized protein LOC126777550, protein MKFTVVLIASLAVVAFASEEKGTQKAAAEEKKQDKRGIYDTGSYGGGYESGNGGHGDGGYSFGGDGGHSFGGDGGHSFSGNFGGHQLSFGQGGHGGQSSGQSYESYGNGGSEFGGHSSDSWKPISNDHGHHHVKTIEVIKKVPVPYTVEKHVPYTVEKKVPYEVKVPYPQPYTVEKKVPVTVKEYVKYPVHVPEPYVVEKKVPYEVKVHVDKPYEVKIKVPTPYTVEKKVPYEVKVPVPQPYTVEKKVPYPVKYEVKVPQPYEVVKKVPYEVKVPVDKPYHVYVPKPYPVTVEKPYPVTVHKPVPYEVKVPVDKPYKVEVEKPYPVPVKVPIPKPYDVYKKIPYTVEKKVPYEVKVPIDKPYPVYKEVQVPLVKEVPYPVKVHVPIYFKKEEEQHHGWH, encoded by the coding sequence GTTGTGTTAATAGCCTCATTGGCCGTGGTGGCCTTTGCCAGCGAGGAGAAAGGCACACAGAAGGCGGCAGCCGAAGAGAAGAAACAAGATAAACGAGGAATTTACGACACCGGTTCCTACGGTGGTGGCTACGAATCAGGCAATGGCGGTCACGGTGACGGCGGCTACAGTTTTGGCGGTGACGGTGGTCACAGTTTTGGCGGTGACGGTGGTCACAGTTTTAGCGGAAACTTCGGTGGCCACCAGCTAAGCTTCGGTCAAGGTGGTCACGGAGGTCAGAGCTCTGGACAAAGCTATGAAAGCTACGGCAATGGTGGTTCCGAATTCGGAGGACACTCTAGCGATTCTTGGAAGCCCATTTCTAACGATCATGGACATCACCACGTCAAAACCATCGAAGTGATCAAGAAAGTCCCCGTCCCATACACCGTTGAGAAGCACGTTCCTTACACCGTCGAGAAGAAAGTTCCCTATGAAGTGAAAGTGCCTTATCCCCAACCCTACACCGTTGAGAAGAAAGTCCCCGTCACTGTCAAGGAATACGTGAAATACCCAGTTCATGTCCCCGAACCCTACGTCGTAGAGAAGAAAGTGCCTTACGAAGTTAAGGTCCATGTCGACAAGCCTTACGAAGTTAAGATCAAGGTACCCACTCCTTACACCGTAGAAAAGAAAGTGCCTTATGAAGTCAAGGTCCCCGTACCTCAACCCTACACTGTTGAAAAGAAGGTGCCTTACCCAGTCAAATACGAAGTGAAAGTACCCCAACCCTACGAAGTTGTCAAGAAGGTGCCTTATGAAGTCAAAGTACCAGTCGACAAGCCTTACCACGTATACGTACCCAAGCCCTACCCCGTGACTGTCGAGAAACCTTACCCAGTAACAGTACACAAGCCAGTACCTTATGAAGTCAAGGTCCCAGTCGACAAGCCCTACAAGGTCGAAGTTGAGAAACCTTACCCAGTCCCAGTGAAAGTGCCAATCCCCAAGCCTTATGATGTGTACAAAAAGATCCCTTACACCGTCGAGAAGAAGGTACCTTATGAAGTTAAAGTACCCATTGACAAGCCTTACCCCGTCTACAAAGAAGTCCAAGTACCTTTAGTCAAAGAGGTACCATACCCCGTAAAGGTCCACGTTCCCATATACTTTAAGAAGGAGGAGGAACAACACCATGGTTGGCACTAA